The genomic window TCCACGCCGGATCCCGATGCCGCGCTCAACGGAATAGAAGAGCTTGCGACAGCGGTGCCGAATCGGGCAGAGCTCTATGCCGCCATGCACGACGGAAGCGACCTGATGGAGCGTTTGGTGTCGCTAGCCGCGGCGGCGCCGTCGGTAGTCCGGCAGTTGGCCCGGCATCTCGAATGGTTGGAAGGCATCATTGAGTCGCCAGATCAGTCCGAGGAGGGTTACGGCAGCGCTGCGGAGGTTGTCGCAGAGCGCGATACCGACTCCGCGCTTCACGCACTTTCGCTGTATCATCAGCGGCAGCTGGCGGGAATAGCCGCAGCCTCGGTCGCGAGGCAAGCCGGCGCTGCACGCGTCGGCGCGCAGCTCTCCGCACTGACAGATGAGACGCTTGCTGCGCTTCTCAGCCTGGCGGTGCGCCAAGTACCCGGCGTGGCGAGCGCAGATCTGTGCGTTGTGGGCCTAGGTAAGCTGGGAGGCCGCGAACTTGGCCTTGGGAGTGACTGGGATGCCGTCTTTGTTTACAACGACGGCTCAGCCGATGCCGCGACCCGCCAGGCTGCTGAGGAGGCAGTTGGCTGGCTGTTACGCGCGGTCGACACGCTCCGGGATTACGGCGCGGCCGTTTCACTCGATTTGCGCCTTCGTCCTTGGGGCGCCGCTGGCGCCATAGTTTGGGGACTTCACGCTCTTGCGGAGTATTATAATCGGGACGCCGAAACGTGGGAACGGCAGGCAGCTCTGAAAGCGCGAAACGTGGCAGGCGCCGCGGAAACCGGGCGAGCGGCCGTACGGCTGTTGAACGAGGCCTCCTGGGGACGTGGGCTTTCGGGCGAAGCCGACTCCGAAATCCTTGCGATGTGGCGCCGTGTGCGCCGCGAGCGCTATCGCCCTGCCGACGAGTGGAGAGATCTGAAGCTGGCGCCGGGCGGAATGCTGGATATCGAATGGCTCGTCCAGCGGTTCCAACTTTTAGGCGCCGTGGCGAATCCCGATCTGCAGGCTGCTTCAACACGCGCCGGCCTGCTCGCGCTTGTTTCTGCGGGCTATATGCACAGCGACGACTGCACTAAAATGGTCGAACACTACGATGCGTACGGACGGTTGCGGAATAGCGCGTGGCTGCGAGCGCCAGGTGAAAACCGATTGCTGCCGGAGGACCCCGGCGAGATGGCTCGGCTTCTGCTCCTGTCGGATTGGAGGGATTGGCAGCCAGACTATCCTCCTGACCAGAGGGTGACGGCACGCATGGATCAGGTTCGCGAGATAATGTCGCGCAGTTGGTCCGGCGCCGGGTTAGAGGAATCGGAATAGTGCCTGGCATGGCGGCAATATGGGTGCTGGCTTCGTACCTGCTCGGCTCAATTCCGTTCGGTCTATGGATCGCACGCCGGTTCGCAGGCGTGGATATCACGGCGGCAGGAAGCGGTAACATCGGTTCCACCAATGTGATGCGCGTTTGCGGCCCACGGCTGGCCATCGTGGTGTTTCTGCTGGATGTGCTGAAGGGATTCGTGCCACCGTTCATCGTGTTTCACGCCGGAATGGCTCCGTCGGTCATTATCATGGCTGCCATGGCCGCCATAATCGGGCACAACTTTTCGGTGTGGCTTGGCTTCCGCGGCGGAAAGGGCATCGCCACCAGCCTTGGCGCACTGCTGGGCGTATCGCCGCTCGTCGGCGTTTCAGCGCTTGCCGTGTTCTTACTTGCCGTTCTCGTCGTCCGGTACATATCCGTTGGGTCGATTCTGGCTGCAATATCGCTGCCGGTGTTCATGCCGATCTACTACCCGCACGATTTATGGCGACTAGGCTTTGCTTCGCTTGCTGGAGTGATGGCGTTAATAAAACATCGCGCCAACATTGGGCGTCTGCTCAAAGGGACCGAACCTCGCCTCAACCTTAGGCGCCGAATTGCGCGAGATTGATAGAAGCGACTATTCCCGCAGCGGAAGTGACGGTGTGGGGTGGGCTGCCGCGCGACAACGCCACGCTCACGTGGTGCGTACCGCCGCATCTTGTGGGTTCGCTGGAAGTCGGCTGCTGCGTGGAGGCGCCGCTCGGGAGCGGTACCGTCTTTGGATTTGTAATGCGGCTTTGGAATATGCCGTCGCAGCATCCGCTTGCTGACCGCCTGCGCCCGATCTCGGCACGGATCCTTGGCGGACTCGACCTCAACCCGGAGCTCGTGGACCTGTGTGCGTTTATGGAACATCTGTGGCTCGCCACGCCGGGCGAGGCCCTACACACGCTGGTACCTGGCCGTGGCGGCGCCCGCATCGTGCGTCGCTTACGTCTGGTTGACGGCGTTAACGCCGACAGGCAGTTGAGGAACGCGCCAAATCAGTCCGCTATCGTACGTGCACTCGCCTCTTTGGGAGGCGCGGCCGAATCCGGCGCCGTGCAGCAAGCGAGCGGTCTCGCGGCGTTTCAGCCAGCAAAGGCTGCCCTGGTACGTCGAGGCATGCTGGTGGAAGAGCCAGCGCTGGTAGCAGCGCGCGCGCCGGTTCGGGCACAGCGGTTTTATCGGTTACCGCCGGATTACGCTCGGATCCATGCGCGCCTCGGCCGGCAGCAGCAGCGCATCCTGGAACTTATAGAGGCAGTTGGAGAGACGGCCGGCGGCGAGCTGAGCGAGGAGCAGGTCATCTCCGCCATCGGTTGTGCACGGGCTTCCATTACCACGCTGGTGCAGTCCGGTCGCCTTCTTGTGCGCTCGGCCGCACTCTGGCGGAATACAGTGGCAGCTCACAGCAGCGCCAGCACGCCTCCGGTGCTCTGCGGCGAGCAGGCGGCCGCGGCGCGGAGCATGTGCAGCGCAATCGACGCCGGATCGTTCCGGCAGATACTGCTTTTCGGTGTAACCGCAAGCGGCAAAACTGAGATCTATTTGGCCGCGGTGCGCCACGCACTCGACCAGGGCCGGACGGCACTGGTGCTTGCGCCTGAAGTGGCAATCACCGCGCAGGTGCTCGACCTGTTTGCAGCCAGGTTTCCCGGCCAGTGCGCGGTGCTTCACTCACATCTGGCCGATGGCGAGCGGCTGGACCAATGGCGCAGGATAGCGGCCGGCGAGGCGCGCGTGGTCATCGGCGCGCGCTCCGCCGTATTCGCACCGCTCACCAACATCGGTCTGGTGGTTGTGGATGAAGAGCACGACGCATCGTACAAGCAGGAGCAGGGCGTGCGATACAGCGCGCTAGATGTTGCGCGATGGCGCGCGCAGCGCTGGAACGCACTGTTGGCCCTCGGTAGTGCGACGCCGTCTTTGGAGTCGTACTACCTCAGTGAGCAGACGGCACAAGGCGCATGTACGCCGCTGGTGCGATGCGAGGTCACGACGCGAGTGCTGGACCGAGCGCTGCCAACGTTTGATGTCGTAGACATGCGGGTGGCCGGCAGCCGGACCCTGCTCTCAAAGCCGCTTACCGACGCCCTGACGGAAGCGGTGCGGGCCGGCGAGCAGGCTATTCTGTTCCTGAACCGTAGGGGCTACGCGCGATTCGTTCTCTGTCGCGATTGTGGCCACACTCCACACTGCGTGAACTGCGACGTGGCGCTAACGCTCCACATGGAGGACCTCACGCTGCGGTGCCACCACTGCAACAGCAAAACGCGCTGCCCGGTGGTCTGCCCCCAATGCAGCAGCAAGCGCATCCAGAGTTTCGGAATCGGTACCGAGCGGCTTGACGAGGAGCTGCGGCTGTTGCTCCCGGAGGCTCGGATTGCGCGGCTGGACCGCGACACCACAGCGCGTCGCGGAGCGCACTCCACGATTGTGCGCGACTTTCGGAACCACACGTGTGACATTCTGCTGGGAACGCAGATGGTGGTGAAGGGTCTCGACTTCCCCGGCGTGACGCTGGTCGGCGTCGTTGCAGCAGATACCTCCCTGCAGACGCCGGACTTTCGCGCAGCGGAGCAGACGTTTCAACTCGTCACCCAGGTGGCCGGTCGGGCCGGGCGCGGCGAGCGGCCGGGCAAGGTGGTTGTACAGACGTTCAACCCCGATCACTATGCCCTGCGGGCGGCGATAGCACACAACTATATCCAGTTCTATTCCCGTGAGATCGAGTATCGGCGCGAACTGGGCTACCCGCCATTCGGCCGCATTGTGAATCTGCTCTGGCAGGATGAGCAGTCGGATGCTGCCAGGCGCAGAGCGCGCAGCGCGGCTGGCATCGTGCGCGGAATCGTGGCTGACGGCACTGTGAAGGTACTGGGCCCGGCGCCGGCGCCAATCGAGAGAATAAAAGGTCGCTATCGCTGGCACGTTGTATTGCGCGCACCAAACGCGTTCGACCTTACAACCGCCGTGAGTAAGACCATGCAGGCCGCTCCGCCCGATACAGCCACCGGTCTTGTGATCGACTTCGACCCGCGAAGCCTTGTCTAAGGCTGGGCCAGGCGCGAACATGCCAAAAGCAAGCTCACTGCCTATCGCCGAACTGGTTGAACTCGAAACCGGCCGTGTGATCGCGCCGCGATTATTCGTGGCCACTTCGGCTTGGAGCAGAACTGCCGGGTTACTCGCGCTCCCACGGCTCGCTCGAGGCGAAGCGCTCTGGCTGCAGCCATGTAACGGTATACACACCTGGATGCTGAGCTATGCTATCGACGTTCTGTTTCTGGCGGCCGATGGCGCCACGCTCCGTCAACAGAGCCATCTTGCGCCATGGCGGTTTTGTGGCCCGGTGCGTGGGGCGCGCGTCGCCGTGGAGCTGCCAGTCGGCGCGCTTCACGAAGCCAGGCTCGATCTCCGGATGCACTACGGCCTGAGGCGTACGGAGGGCCGGTAAAGGAACGAGATTCCCCAGGCGGCCGTCAAAAGTAGCGTCGGCCTGCACTGTGCCCAACTTTTGGCTGAATCAAGGAGCATTTATGTACGGAACGTTCCAAAACGAACCGATTGTGGGATTTACCGATGACAAAAGTCGGCGCTTGATGCAGGATGCCATCAAGCGCGTCGGCGGCGAATTGGGCCGCGACCACCCGGTGATCATTGCCGACGAGCGCATTCATACCGACCATACCATCGCCAGCCGCAACCCGGCACGACTTACGCAGAGCCTTGGCGTGGTCTACGACGGTACGCCCGAGTTGGTTGACCGCGCCGTAGATGCAGCCACCGAGGCGTTTCCGTCGTGGTCACGGCTCTCGTTTGAAGAGCGCAGTCGCTATCTGGCCAAAGCTGCCGCGATGCTGCGCCGCCGCATTTACGAGTTTTCGGCGTGGATGGTTTACGAGGCCAGTAAGAGTTGGCCGGAGGCGTACGGCGACGCCGCTGAGGCGGTTGATTTCCTCGAATACTACGCCCGGGAAGCGGTTCGGATGGGTGAGTACCACGAAATGTCGCCGTATCCCGGCGAGGAGAACGAGCTCCGCTACATCCCAATGGGCGTGGGCGCCATCATCAGCCCGTGGAACTTTCCGCTGGCAATTCTTTGCGGCATGACGGCGGCCGCCATCGTTACGGGCAATACCGTTGTGATCAAGCCGGCAGAACAGACGCCGATAGTCGCCTCGAAGTTCTGGGAGCTTCTGCACCATGCCGGCGTGCCGCGCGGTGTGGTGAACCTGGTGACGGGTCCCGGTGAGACGGTTGGGGAAGCGCTTACGGGCCACGCCGGCATACACTTTGTATCGTTCACAGGCAGCCGGGATGTTGGTCTGCGAATCTACCAGCGCATCGCCACGCCCGTGGCCGGGCAGCGCCACATCAAGAAGGCTGTTCTGGAGATGGGTGGCAAGGATGCGATTATCATCGACCAGGATGTGAACCTCGATGGCGCCGCCGACGGCGTAGTCGCCTCGGCATTCGGCTTTCAGGGACAGAAGTGCTCGGCCTGCTCGCGCCTTATCGTACACACGAAGGTTTACGATGCCATCTTGCCCAAGTTGCAAGAGCGCGCGGCTCGCCTTACGGTTGGCGATCCTACAAATCCGGAGAACCAGATGGGCGCGGTCATCGATGCCGATGCTTATACCAAGGTCTCCTACTACTCCGCGGTTGGCCGGGCCGAGGCGCAGTTGCTTTTCGGTGGGGAGGATGCCAACGAAGCTCCCGATGGTGGCTACTTCGTCCATCCCACCATATTTGTGGATGCACGGCCCGACTCGCGCATTGCCCAGGATGAGATATTTGGACCGCTTCTCACCGTAATCCGGGCCGAGTCGTTCGAGGAGGCGCTGGTTATAGCCAACAACAGCGATTACGGCCTGACCGGCGGCGTCTACTCGTACAATCGCGAGAATCTTGCGCTTGCGCGCCGCGAATTCCAGGTCGGTAACCTCTATCTCAATCGCAAAATAACCGGGGCCCTCGTTGGCGTTCAGCCGTTCGGAGGCTTCAAACTCTCCGGCACATGTTCCAAGGCGGGTGGGCCGGACTACCTGGGCCACTTTGTGCAATCCAAGGCGATCTGCGAGCGCTGGTAGGCTTCAGCGCGAGGCTGGCCGAGTTGCCCATCACGTATCGTCTGCGCCGCGAAGCTTGTCCAGCGTCGGTGCCGTTCATCCAACCGGCTTGTCATTCCGAGTCAAGCCGAGGGAGTGGCAGTTGATGGTTCCGGGTCTGCCATTGTTTGCCGCGTTCCTGTCTGGCCCGTGAGTACCCGAGCCCGGAGCTGGAGATAGTCCCCGCGTCGCTCAGAATGACAGTTCGCGCCTGGTTGACGTCTGCGGATGGGTCGTCACGTCCGGCCACGCCCTGGTCCCGGTGCATCCGCCGGATCCGACCTTATTGAGGTTACCCCCACCTGTGACGCGGCCGGCTTCGGTTCTGCCGCGCAAACCAGCGCTTGACGCTCCCGAAACACCATGCTATACTTTCGTTTGTGCCATGCCGACGTAGCACAGTGGTAGCGCAGCTCTTTCGTAAAGAGCAGGTCGTCGGTTCGAATCCGACCGTCGGCTCTCGCAGCCTTCGGGCACGCATAATATCGCCGGCTTGAATACCGGCACGGCAGTGTGCGGCCCGTGGCTCTCTATCCGCCCGGGCCGTTTCTTGCAGCAGACAGATCGCCAGGCACGGTGGGCAGCCCGAGATGGCGTGGTGATCGAAATCGGATCGCGGTTGGATGGCAGGCGCTTGCCGGTCCACGTTCCCAAGCTCTGCGGCTCCCGATGAGGTTGCCATGGATTTCGATCTGAACACCTCGATACCGCAGTCGGCGGATGCGGATGGCGAGTACAGCATCGTCGCGATGGGTCTTACCAAGCGATTCGGTGCTCAACTGGCCGTGGATAACGTTGATCTTGCCGTGAAGAAGGGCGAGTTCTTCGGCTTTCTGGGGCCGAACGGCGCCGGTAAGACAACCGCTATCCGGCTGATGTGCGGCCTCCTGCGTCCGGATGGCGGCGGGGTTCGCCTCGCCGGCTACGAGTTGGCGACGCAGCCGCTTTTAGCGCGCGGATGCCTTGGTGTTCTACCGGAAGAGCCTTACCTATACGAACGGCTGACCGCGCTGGAGTTCCTGGTTTTTGCCGGTCAGATGTACGGCATACCAAAGGCCGATGCCACGGCCCGCGCGGGCGATTTGCTGGAGTTGATGGAGCTTACCGAAGATCGGAACAAGCTGATCATCGATTTCTCCATGGGCATGAAGAAGAAGACGGCGCTCGCGGCGGCTATCATACACTCTCCACGGGTGATGTTTCTGGATGAGCCGTTTAACGGTATCGACCCAATCTCCGTTCGAGCAATTCGCACTGTCTTGCGTCATCTTACTGAGCGTGGAACCACGATCTTTATCTCGTCACACGTTATGGAGGTCGTGGAGAAGCTGTGTGATCGCATTGCAGTGATCAATCATGGCCGTATTGTGGGTATGGGCGCTATCAGCGAGCTGCGCGAGCAGGTTCAAGCCGGCACGGGATCGACGCTGGAGGATATCTTCCTGAAAATGGTGGATGCCCGCGAGGAAGCAGAAGAGCTGAAGTGGCTGTAGCGCCGTCCCGGCGGGCGCCGGCGCAGCCCTCGCCGGCCAGGTCTGCGCGTGTCATCCGACTTCTGGTCTGGCTGAAGACCAAAACCATGTTGCGGCAGATGCACGGGCGATCCCGCGCCAGCGCGATTATCACCGGCCTCGTTCTTCTTGTGATGCTTGGGCCGGTAGGTTTCGGCGCCGCATTCGCCGTCGGCGGGTTCGCACTCAGCGTTTCGGATGACGCGGCGCTCCGCCTGGCCGAGGTGCTGCTCTACTTCGTCTACTTCGTTTGGGTGATGGGACCGTTGATGGGCTTCCAGATCAGCGAGATGTACGATATATCCCGCCTCTTCATCTTTCCGGTTACGCACCGGCAGATTCTGATCGCTGCAGTGGTCGGCTGCCTCTCGGATTTCTGGGTGATCTTTGCATTGCCAACCTTGACGGTTCTGGTGCTCGTCTTCTCCAACCGTACCGGTACCGGCGCCATCCTTGCGGCAACTGCAATGGTTCTTTTTCTCATCCACACATTCGCTCTCTCGCAGGCGATCGGCATCTCCAGCAGCGCGCTTCTCAAGAGTCGAAGATATCGCGAAGTTGTGACCGTTGTGGTAACGCTGTTTTCGCTGGGCTTCTATTTCGCCTGGCAGATACTGGCCCGAAGCGCATTTACATTCAACTACCGAAACCTGCTGCACAAACCGCTGTGGACATGGTTGGCCGCGATGCCGCCGGCGATGGCCGCGAATGCGATGGCCGATGCGCGTGCCGGCGCAATACTGCCGGCGCTCACCTGGATCATCGTGCTGGCGTGCGCCGCCGCAATCACGGTTTGGGCGGCCGCCTGGGCCGTGGAGCGTACGTGGCAGGCGGGTGAAGTCCTTCCACGCCAACCGAGACGCGCCGCGACAAATCACGCCGAGGTCGAAGTTGCACCATCACGGGCGCTCGCGACGCCAACCTGGATACCGCGAGTCGTGGCTGCGATGGCGAGCAAGGAGAGCGCGTACATCGTTCGCGATCCGATCTACCGGCAGTACGCCCTCAGCCTGATCTATGCCGTTGGCGTTGGCGTGCTCCTTGGACTGAAGCGTGGAACTGCGCAGGTTTTTGGCGGCGCGGAGCACGGCTTTGTATTTGCCTGGCTGCTATTCATGGAACTTGCGCTGATGGCGAACTGCTTTGGCGCCGACGGCGCGGCGGCTGGGCAGCTCTTTCTGTTCCCCTGCCGGCGCAGGGAGATATTTCTCGGGAAGAACCTTCCCATGTTCGCGATTCTTTCCGTAGTCAACTCCGCCGCGATCGTTCTGGTGGCGGCGATTACGGATACCTTGCCCGGCATCTGGCAGTGGGTGGTTCTGACTGAATTGACGCTAGTGCTCACGATTGGTGTCGGAAACATCACCTCTGTCCTCGCGCCGTATCGAGTCCAGCTTCGCAACGCGCGGCTACGTGGCGCGGCCGGTGCGCGTGGCTGCACCTACTCGCTCGTCTATTTTGGCGTCTTCCTGGCGGTTGGTATTCTGGCGCTGCCGCTAGACGCCGCCGTGTTTGTGCCCGGCTTGCTCGTAGGCGCCCAGTGGTACGCGCTTTCAATCCCATTGGCCGTGCTGTACGCGCTGGCCATGTATGCCGTGACGCTGACCATTGCTGAGCGGCTGCTTAATGGGCGGGAGCCGGATATTCTGGCCAAGCTTGCAGCAAGTACTTAACCCAACAGTGAAGGAGATAAGAGATTGGTAGAACCGATTGGCCTTGCAGTAATCGAGAGCTATCTGGACGGCCTGGTCCCGGCGCGCAATGCCGTGATGGCGGAAATGGAAGCCTACGCTGCGGAAGTCAACTTTCCCATCATTGGTCCTGCCGCAGGCTACTTCAACTACACCGTTGCACGCATGCTGGGTGCCCGGCAGGTCTTCGAACTGGGTTCCGGGTACGGATACTCAACTGCATGGTTTGCGCGCGCAGTACGGGAGAATGGTGGTGGCACAGTTCACCATGTGGTTTGGGATGACGAACTCAGCGGCAAGGCTCGCGGTTATATCGAGCGGCTTGGCTACACCGATACCGTGGAGTTTCACGTGGGCGAGGCGGTGAAGACGCTCGCTGAAGTTGGGGGCGAGTACGACCTGATGTTCAACGACATCAACAAAGATGGATACCCGGCCTCAATTCCGGTGATCAAGCAGCACCTGCGGCCCGGCGGCGCACTGCTTATCGACAACATGGTCTGGAGCGGAAAGGTGCTCGGTTCAGCAGACCAGTCCGCCGAAACCAACGGCATACGCGAGGCAACCCGGCTGCTCACCACTGATCCCGATTTCATCACCACCCTCGCGCCGATCCGCGATGGTGTTATGCTGGCGTGGCGAGCCCGGTAACCGAAAATGGTGCCCGTGGTAGGCGTGGGACCACCGACACTCGCGGTCGATCGAGAAAAGCCTGCAGCGCCAGGCCAGCGCCCAGCGTGACCAGCAGGTCCTCTCCGCCAGCCGTCATGCTCGGCCCGCAAGCCATAGCGAGATAAGCCCGTTGCGGGCATTCGGCGCACCGGCTTCGTGGCCCCGTGGCTTTAGTATCGTTAACGGGATAGCTCCGTTTCTATCCCGCTGAAGTCCCTTCTGCCCGTTCAGCCATCCTGAGCGAGGACGAGCCGCAACTCGAACAGGAACCGGGATCGTACTCGCGATGGTCGGGCTATCCGGCAATTCACCGCGTAAGATGGCACGGCGTCTCCGCGGGCGTGCATTACTCGTTGAGGGCAACTGGATCCGGCACAGGAACTAGGCGCACTAATGCGTCAGTACTGCGGCGAGAGGCTGGCGCCCGATCCTGCCCCGAGCGCCACGGACCCGTGTCTATACCGGGTCGTGAACCGCTGGCCGGCGAGACATTACGAAACAGTCATCCTGGTGATCTGCACGGTTGGTTGTGAGAAACCATTTCGGGACCGCGCGCTTGAGGCTATCCCTGGCGCTGGACTTGCAACGCTGTATTCTCCTCCGACGGCTTGGACTGGCCGGCTCACTGTCTTCTCGTACCACCCAGTGACATGACGCTCCATAAGGCGAAGGCAATCCTCAAGCGCCTGGACCACTACGGCGAGATTCGTGAGCTTGTGACTACCAACGATCAGTACAACCTGGAGTCCAGGTCTGCACCGTAACGCTTGATCGATGCGGTTCGGGTGCTTTGGCTCGGCCCTGGAACCATCGCGCTGTGCCTCCTCCACAACGCCTGGGAGCGGCGTCACCATCAGAACGGCAGCGGCGAAGCGTGGATGGCGGACCGCATTGTTATCCTGGGCAAAGCGAAGGATCACTCTGCCGGCCCTTACGACGTCAGCCGCAACCCGAGCTGCCCGGCATCCGGAAGCAGACTTCAGGCACGCGTATCAACCTTACCGAGCCTGGTGCCCGGCCGCCTGGGCGTCGCCGCCGAGAGCGGGTACGCGCGAATAAGAATGTCAGAAGCGATTCCGAGCGTACCGCTGAGTTTACGTATCATCGTGATTGTCAGCGCTCGCCTCCGGTTGAGTACCTCATTGACGCGCGCGCGTGAACCGATACAGGTCTGCAACTGACGCGGCGTGATTCCACGGCTCTCGATGTAGTACCGCAGTGCATCAATCGGATCAGGCGGCGCGATTGGGCAAAACCGTTTCTCGTGCGCCTCAATCAGTGTTGCCAGTACGTCGAGTGTGTCCTCGTCCGTTGATCCGGTCACGGCGTCCATCAGCGACTCCATCTGAGCCAGCGCCGCATGATAGTCATCTTCAGATCTAATTGGGCGTATATTCATCGCGCGTCCTCAAACGGTCCCAGCATCCACTTTGTCGTAGTCAGCATGAGTTGCGATGAATCGTACAAATACGATCTCACAATTGTAGTGGATGGCTACGATCAGTCTATATTCATTGCCTTTGATACTAAACATGACGCGATTATTGGAGATAATACTTGCGTTCCGATAGCCATCTCGGACAGCCTGTGGAGTGTTCCAGGCTGCGGACTCTGCGTCTTGCAGCCATGCACGCTACGGACCCTCCGAGTCGACATTCGCAGGTTTCTCCCAGAACTCCCGCAACCTGCGCCGCGCGATTACTCTCATATTGCGCTGTACCACGTTCCCAGTATGGGATCGAGCCCGGGCGAGACGGGTGTGCGCACTGCATTATGAACGCCGGGTCGGCTGATGGATGCCTCAACCGCCGCCTGCAAGCAATAAGAGGTCTGGCCCCGTCTGGGAATGCGTCCCAGACGCTCCATTGGTCCCAGGGCGCGGACGCTTAGCGTGCAGCCGTATCGCGGCCAGTCCGAACGGATCCGTGATCGCTCGCTCGGTTAAAGGCGATCCGCAGTTTCCGTGCAGGAAGTCGGACCTGGTGGTGCGAATCCTGGATCACCTGGATGTTGCGAACAAGGAGCGAAACCGAAATGGGAAAAGTAGATCTGCCCGCGTTTCTGGGTGGCCGATTGCGGCATGCCGGAAATACGCTCGCCGAGGCCTGTGAGAAGATGCCGGACGACCGGTGTGCATGGAACCCGATCGTGGAAGGCAACAAAGGGCGCGATGCCCTGGATCAAGCGCTTGAGTGTGCGTACCTGAATGGGTACGGAGCCGGCGCATTCCGGGATGGCGTGATGCCGGCATTCGATGCCAGCGACTACAAGAGCCGGCAGGATGCACACCGCTCGCCGAAACAGGCCATTCCGTGGCTGCGTGAGGCTACGGAGTACCTTGCCGGCGTCGTGGAAGCCTGCACCGAGGAGAAACTCGCCACAACCGTGACGAATCCGTTCACAAAGAAGGAGTGCTCACTCGCAGACTTCGCGGATTTCCTCTATTGGAATACCGTGTATCACGAGGGCCAGGTGAACTACATTCAGGTTCTATACGGCGATATGTCGTAGTTTCGGCGACTGCTGCCGCATCGTAAGCCCACGCCGCCGACTCCATGTTGGCGGCGCGGGCGGCCTGCCTTGACCCGGGAATAGCGGATATGCGCCGTCCTGCCGACGCACTGCGGCGCACGATATCGCCCGCCACGTATTACGATTCGGCACGCATTTGCGGGTCGGCGGAGTAGTTCGGTGGCTCCTTGGTGATCCAGACGTCGTGTACGTGACCTTCACGCAGCCCGGCGTTGGTCACGCGAACAAAGCGTGCCCGGTTGCGCAGGTCTGCAAGCGAATGCGCGCCGAGGTACCCCATACCGCTCCGGATGCCGCCCACCAGTTGGTGAATCGTGTCGTGCAGATCACCCTTGTATGGTACGCGGCCCTCAACGCCCTCCGGCACCACCTTGGATGATGTGTCGGTGATGATGCCGTACCGGTCGCTGGAACCCTCGCGCATGGCGGCTTCACTGCCCATTCCCCGGTACTCCTTGTACGCGCGGCCCTGATACAGCACAACCTCCCCAGGCGCTTCAGTGGTTCCGGCAAGCAGGTTTCCAACCATGACGGCTGCGGCTCCAGCTGCCAGCGCCTTTACGGCATCCCCGCTGAACCGGATGCCGCCGTCGGCAATCGTGGGTATGCCGCGTCGCGCAGCTTCGGTGGCACACTCCATCACGGCAGTCAACTGAGGCACACCCACACCGCTGACGATGCGTGTAGTGCAGATGCTTCCGGCGCCCAGGCCTACTCGGATGCACGACGCGCCCGCGCTGATCAGGTCTCGCGTTGCCTCAGCCGTTGCAGCGTTGCCTGCGATGATTATCAGATCCCTGTGACGGCTTCG from Armatimonadota bacterium includes these protein-coding regions:
- the plsY gene encoding glycerol-3-phosphate 1-O-acyltransferase PlsY; translated protein: MAAIWVLASYLLGSIPFGLWIARRFAGVDITAAGSGNIGSTNVMRVCGPRLAIVVFLLDVLKGFVPPFIVFHAGMAPSVIIMAAMAAIIGHNFSVWLGFRGGKGIATSLGALLGVSPLVGVSALAVFLLAVLVVRYISVGSILAAISLPVFMPIYYPHDLWRLGFASLAGVMALIKHRANIGRLLKGTEPRLNLRRRIARD
- the priA gene encoding primosomal protein N', translating into MIEATIPAAEVTVWGGLPRDNATLTWCVPPHLVGSLEVGCCVEAPLGSGTVFGFVMRLWNMPSQHPLADRLRPISARILGGLDLNPELVDLCAFMEHLWLATPGEALHTLVPGRGGARIVRRLRLVDGVNADRQLRNAPNQSAIVRALASLGGAAESGAVQQASGLAAFQPAKAALVRRGMLVEEPALVAARAPVRAQRFYRLPPDYARIHARLGRQQQRILELIEAVGETAGGELSEEQVISAIGCARASITTLVQSGRLLVRSAALWRNTVAAHSSASTPPVLCGEQAAAARSMCSAIDAGSFRQILLFGVTASGKTEIYLAAVRHALDQGRTALVLAPEVAITAQVLDLFAARFPGQCAVLHSHLADGERLDQWRRIAAGEARVVIGARSAVFAPLTNIGLVVVDEEHDASYKQEQGVRYSALDVARWRAQRWNALLALGSATPSLESYYLSEQTAQGACTPLVRCEVTTRVLDRALPTFDVVDMRVAGSRTLLSKPLTDALTEAVRAGEQAILFLNRRGYARFVLCRDCGHTPHCVNCDVALTLHMEDLTLRCHHCNSKTRCPVVCPQCSSKRIQSFGIGTERLDEELRLLLPEARIARLDRDTTARRGAHSTIVRDFRNHTCDILLGTQMVVKGLDFPGVTLVGVVAADTSLQTPDFRAAEQTFQLVTQVAGRAGRGERPGKVVVQTFNPDHYALRAAIAHNYIQFYSREIEYRRELGYPPFGRIVNLLWQDEQSDAARRRARSAAGIVRGIVADGTVKVLGPAPAPIERIKGRYRWHVVLRAPNAFDLTTAVSKTMQAAPPDTATGLVIDFDPRSLV
- a CDS encoding DUF192 domain-containing protein, encoding MPKASSLPIAELVELETGRVIAPRLFVATSAWSRTAGLLALPRLARGEALWLQPCNGIHTWMLSYAIDVLFLAADGATLRQQSHLAPWRFCGPVRGARVAVELPVGALHEARLDLRMHYGLRRTEGR
- a CDS encoding L-glutamate gamma-semialdehyde dehydrogenase; translated protein: MYGTFQNEPIVGFTDDKSRRLMQDAIKRVGGELGRDHPVIIADERIHTDHTIASRNPARLTQSLGVVYDGTPELVDRAVDAATEAFPSWSRLSFEERSRYLAKAAAMLRRRIYEFSAWMVYEASKSWPEAYGDAAEAVDFLEYYAREAVRMGEYHEMSPYPGEENELRYIPMGVGAIISPWNFPLAILCGMTAAAIVTGNTVVIKPAEQTPIVASKFWELLHHAGVPRGVVNLVTGPGETVGEALTGHAGIHFVSFTGSRDVGLRIYQRIATPVAGQRHIKKAVLEMGGKDAIIIDQDVNLDGAADGVVASAFGFQGQKCSACSRLIVHTKVYDAILPKLQERAARLTVGDPTNPENQMGAVIDADAYTKVSYYSAVGRAEAQLLFGGEDANEAPDGGYFVHPTIFVDARPDSRIAQDEIFGPLLTVIRAESFEEALVIANNSDYGLTGGVYSYNRENLALARREFQVGNLYLNRKITGALVGVQPFGGFKLSGTCSKAGGPDYLGHFVQSKAICERW
- a CDS encoding ABC transporter ATP-binding protein, which codes for MDFDLNTSIPQSADADGEYSIVAMGLTKRFGAQLAVDNVDLAVKKGEFFGFLGPNGAGKTTAIRLMCGLLRPDGGGVRLAGYELATQPLLARGCLGVLPEEPYLYERLTALEFLVFAGQMYGIPKADATARAGDLLELMELTEDRNKLIIDFSMGMKKKTALAAAIIHSPRVMFLDEPFNGIDPISVRAIRTVLRHLTERGTTIFISSHVMEVVEKLCDRIAVINHGRIVGMGAISELREQVQAGTGSTLEDIFLKMVDAREEAEELKWL